Below is a window of Pseudodesulfovibrio sp. 5S69 DNA.
TCCCTGGTCGGCAAGACCTGGACCCTGCGCACGATCGTGTCCCGGGATTTCGACGACGATCCGGCGCTGACCATAAAGTTCAACGCCGACGGCACGGTGGAGGGATTCGGCGGGTGCAACGCCTTCACGGGCACCTATACCCTGAAGGACGATTACCTCGAGTTCGGCCCGCTGGCCGCCACGCACAAGTCCTGCAGCCCGGTCGCGGACGAGCGGGAGTACACCTACCTGACCTACCTGGCCACGGTCCGCCGTCTGGATACCCAGACCGGACCGGACGAACTCGTCCTGCTGACCGAGAACCAGAGCGAACTCAGGTTCACTTCCGGCGGATCCGGCGGCTTGTTCTGGTAGCCGCGGCCCGCGCCGGGATGCAAAAAACCGCCGGTCGCCCGCAAAGGGCGCCCGGCGGTTTCGTTTGAATCGGTTGGCCGCGCGCAAGTAGGCAGCCTCCGGCCTCTTCTAGCCGAGCGATGCCTTCAAACGCATGATCCGCTCGTAGGACCGCTCGATGCGTGCCACGGGGATAATCCCGTCGTCCACCAGGGAGCGGACGGTCGCGTGGACCTTTTCGACGATGTGCTCGTCATAGGCGAGGTTGTTGCCGAACAGGAGGATGTCGGCCCCCGCCTCGATGGCGCGGCGGATGGCCTCCCGGCGTCCGTACTCGTCGGCGATGGCCCCCATGT
It encodes the following:
- a CDS encoding META domain-containing protein: MSTLWKRMCCAALLLAALASLGACGSHEAPVLNENALRQSLVGKTWTLRTIVSRDFDDDPALTIKFNADGTVEGFGGCNAFTGTYTLKDDYLEFGPLAATHKSCSPVADEREYTYLTYLATVRRLDTQTGPDELVLLTENQSELRFTSGGSGGLFW